Below is a window of Desulfuromonas sp. TF DNA.
GGAAGGCTTTGCCGACCTCCGAGGCGATGGGACGCAGGGAGTCGATCTTTTTGGAGAAGATCAGCTCCTCGATCTTGAGTTCCAGATCGTCAGGGAGCTTGAACCCGTCGGCCGAGAAAAACTTGATTCCGTTGTCCTGATAGGGATTATGAGAAGCGGAAATCACCACTCCGGCGTCGGCCCTCATGGAGGCGGTGATGAAAGCGATCCCCGGGGTCGGAAGAGGTCCAACCAGCAGAACATCGACCCCCATGGAGCAGATCCCGGCCGCCAGGGCATTCTCTATCATATAGCCTGAAAGCCGGGTGTCCTTACCTATTACAATGCGGTGGCGCCGATTTCCTCCCTTGAATGTATAAGCGACGGCGCGCCCCAGCTGCATGGCCATTTCGGTCGTCATGGGATAGATGTTGGCCACCCCCCGGACTCCGTCCGTGCCGAAAAGTTTCTTCTTCATCACTGATTATTCCTGCCTTTCTCCTCTTCAGCGGGCGATTCCAGCGGTTCGATCTCAACTTTGACTTCCACCGCCCCCTGCCCTTTAATCGTCGTGTATTTCCCCCGGTAATTGAGGGGCGCCATCAGGGTGAAGCTTTCCCTGACACCCTCCGCATCCACCGGTTCCGTTACAGCTTCATGAATATCCTTCAGTTCTCCCTCGGCCCCTTCCACAGTCACCTGGTCAGGCTCAGTCCGGACTTCGGCGATCCGGAAACCTTCGGCCGGCGTTCCGTTGAGCAGTACTTTCACGGGAACCGTCTTCTCTCTGATCCGCTCCAGTTTCACGTCGACAAAGGAAGGCGAGAGACGGGTAACCTTCAGTCCACTGGGAATATTGAGGCGCTCCTCCAGGCGCTTGAAGGAGGTGAGCCCCGGCTGCAATCCCTTGAGGTCGACGGAAATATGGACGTCCGTGGGTCGCAGGTTCACCAGCAGGGTGCGCGGACCGCTGATGCGCACATCCACCAGGGACGGAACCTCATTGGTCACGATCATCCCGTCGGGGACGTTCTGCAGTTCCAGAGGAACGGCATAGCCCACCTCCAGTTTCCGCTCCCCCATGACGAAAAACCACAGGACAAGAGCAAAAACGAGGGAGAGTACCTTCAGCACCCAGTTTTCCGTCAGTCTTTCTAACATGGCTACCGTTTCTTCTTTTTATCCGTGCGAGGTTCAAGCAGCCGCTTGAGAACCCGCTTCAGGGAGGATGAATCAAGATCGCGGGTGATGCGTCCGCCCACCACGACCGAGATCTTGCCGGTTTCTTCGGAAACGACGATGGCCACCGCATCCACCAGTTCGGTCAGGCCGATGGCGGCACGGTGACGGGTTCCAAGGGCTTTGCTGATGTCGGGATTGCGTGAAAGCGGCAGAAAACAGCCGGCTTTTTTGAGTCGGCCCTGCTGTATGATGAGGGCCCCGTCATGGAGGGGCGAATAGGGAAGGAAAATGGAAGCGATCAGGTCGCTGGATACCTTGGAATCGATTTCCACCCCCACCTCGAGAAAATCCTTAAGACCCGTCTCCCGTTCAATGACGATCAGCGCACCGATGCGTTTACTGGCCATATTGACACAGGCCTTGACCAGTTCTTCCATGATTTCCGTTTCCTCCCGGTAGGAGAGATCGGCAAAAAATGGATTTTTCCCCACGTGCATCAGGGCGCGGCGGATGTCGTTCTGAAAAATGACGACGATGACAAGAATGATTGAAGAGAGAAAATTGTCGAGCAGCCAATGAAGCGTCCAGAGACCGCCGACCTGAGAAGCAACATAGACGATGAGAATAACCGCCAGACCCAGAAGCATCTGGACGGCTCGTGTTCCCTTGATAAGCAGAATGATCCGGTAGATGATAAAGGCGACGAGGGCGACGTCGAGCAGGTCGAGCAGCCATCTGAAATTTTTTAAAACGTCGAAAATTCCGCCCATACCCCACCGGTCTGAAATAAAAGTACTTACTGATTCCGTGATTCTGCCGTCATTCCTTGATTATGCGGTATTGCAGATGCCGGCAGGTGAGGCGTGAGGGGTGAGGCACTCCTGACTCTTCACTCCTCACGGATTCAGGGCATTTCCCCGCGACAAACGGCCCAGGCCATTAATGCAGTTTCTCTGGCAGGCCGCACGTCGTGAACCCGAAAAATTCCCGCGCCCCTCTCCACACCCAGAGCGACGGTTGCCAGCGTTCCGTACAGCCTCATCTCCGGAACCGGCTGATTCAGGACCTTTCCGATGAAGCCCTTGCGCGAGGTGCCCAGAAGAAGAGGATAGCCGAGTGTCTGGAATTCCCGCAGGCGCCTCAGGATTTCTAGATTCCCCTCCGGGCTCTTGCCGAAACCGATCCCCGGGTCCACCGCCAGCTTCTCCGGGGAGACTCCGGCGGCCAGTGCGGCATCGACGCTCCCGCGCAGGTAGGCGATAATCTCACCGACCATGTCACGATAGCGGGTATCCCTCTGCATCTCCTCCGGACGCCCCCGGGTGTGCATCAGAAACAATCCCGCACCGGTTTCGGCGGCTGCCTCAGCCATCTCGGGATCGAAGCGCAAGCCGCTGATGTCGTTGATGAAGTCGGCTCCAAGGACTGCGGCCGCCCTGGCCACAGCCGCCTTATTGGTGTCGACGGACAGAGGGAGATCGAGTTCCCGACGCAGCCCTTCGATGACCGGCGCCACTCGATCCAGCTCGATCTGGGTCGAAACGGCGGCGGCTCCAGGGCGGGTGGTTTCACCTCCGACATCGATGATGTCGGCCCCTTCCCGGGCCATCTCCCGCCCTCTCTGCAGGGCTTTCTCCAAGGAATCGAATCGTCCCCCATCGGAAAAGGAGTCCGGAGTGACGTTGAGCACCCCCATGATCAGCGGCCGATTGAGCTCCAGCCGGCAGTTGCGCCCGGCAAGGGTCCGCACCGGCTGATCGAGGTTCCGCAGGAGTCCTTCGAGCTGGCCGGAAAG
It encodes the following:
- the folP gene encoding dihydropteroate synthase, coding for MPFAPRLLMVEDEAEARREILCVGADPVGVERMAAKMVRRLVKLTGVPCRSANILKQEMLALGGDAAVARGSVSCAVAETDVILIGSLKKLRMLCRRLTSQPFGLADLSGQLEGLLRNLDQPVRTLAGRNCRLELNRPLIMGVLNVTPDSFSDGGRFDSLEKALQRGREMAREGADIIDVGGETTRPGAAAVSTQIELDRVAPVIEGLRRELDLPLSVDTNKAAVARAAAVLGADFINDISGLRFDPEMAEAAAETGAGLFLMHTRGRPEEMQRDTRYRDMVGEIIAYLRGSVDAALAAGVSPEKLAVDPGIGFGKSPEGNLEILRRLREFQTLGYPLLLGTSRKGFIGKVLNQPVPEMRLYGTLATVALGVERGAGIFRVHDVRPARETALMAWAVCRGEMP
- the cdaA gene encoding diadenylate cyclase CdaA, with translation MGGIFDVLKNFRWLLDLLDVALVAFIIYRIILLIKGTRAVQMLLGLAVILIVYVASQVGGLWTLHWLLDNFLSSIILVIVVIFQNDIRRALMHVGKNPFFADLSYREETEIMEELVKACVNMASKRIGALIVIERETGLKDFLEVGVEIDSKVSSDLIASIFLPYSPLHDGALIIQQGRLKKAGCFLPLSRNPDISKALGTRHRAAIGLTELVDAVAIVVSEETGKISVVVGGRITRDLDSSSLKRVLKRLLEPRTDKKKKR
- a CDS encoding YbbR-like domain-containing protein, with the translated sequence MLERLTENWVLKVLSLVFALVLWFFVMGERKLEVGYAVPLELQNVPDGMIVTNEVPSLVDVRISGPRTLLVNLRPTDVHISVDLKGLQPGLTSFKRLEERLNIPSGLKVTRLSPSFVDVKLERIREKTVPVKVLLNGTPAEGFRIAEVRTEPDQVTVEGAEGELKDIHEAVTEPVDAEGVRESFTLMAPLNYRGKYTTIKGQGAVEVKVEIEPLESPAEEEKGRNNQ